The Achromobacter pestifer genome includes a region encoding these proteins:
- a CDS encoding tail protein X has translation MQVRAQQGDTVDAICWRHLGTTRDVVEQTYELNPGLADLGPVLPHGLLLTLPDSAPQPSTAQTVTLWD, from the coding sequence ATGCAGGTACGGGCGCAACAAGGCGACACAGTCGACGCAATCTGCTGGCGCCACCTTGGCACCACGCGCGACGTGGTGGAACAAACCTATGAGCTGAATCCCGGCTTAGCGGATCTGGGGCCAGTGCTGCCGCATGGTCTGCTGCTGACGCTTCCAGATTCGGCCCCTCAACCTTCGACGGCGCAGACCGTCACCCTCTGGGACTGA
- a CDS encoding head completion/stabilization protein yields the protein MEAARLALRLDGTVTNPRLRHALLGAILEVANDLAAWKEDMQGQGHASLADVPAGAQIDGRTRRVIAYERAVYSLAKADLIERMADYDTTAAGQKRADWLADTPEDHRRNARWSVADVQDRRRTVVELI from the coding sequence ATGGAAGCCGCGCGGCTTGCCCTGCGGCTTGATGGCACAGTGACGAACCCGCGCCTACGCCACGCATTACTGGGCGCCATTCTGGAAGTCGCCAACGATCTGGCCGCCTGGAAAGAGGACATGCAAGGCCAGGGCCACGCGTCCCTGGCGGACGTGCCGGCAGGCGCGCAGATCGACGGCAGGACGCGCCGTGTAATCGCCTACGAGCGCGCCGTCTACAGCTTGGCCAAGGCCGATCTCATCGAACGCATGGCCGACTACGACACGACCGCAGCGGGCCAGAAGCGTGCGGACTGGCTGGCTGACACACCGGAAGATCACCGACGCAATGCGCGCTGGTCCGTCGCCGACGTTCAGGACCGGCGCCGCACCGTCGTGGAGCTGATCTGA
- a CDS encoding phage tail protein, translated as MPKTKTVYQTDQNGLFLYELEANELALAEGFFNVPYGAYEDPPPIAPAGMVAIRMRDAWTLSADYRHVDLWLTSTGALYVTGTKTIVNGSAASYPGWGMLPDWLTLAKPMGAI; from the coding sequence ATGCCCAAAACGAAAACTGTGTATCAGACCGACCAGAACGGACTATTTCTCTATGAGCTGGAGGCCAATGAATTGGCGCTGGCCGAAGGCTTCTTCAATGTCCCCTATGGCGCGTATGAGGATCCGCCGCCCATCGCTCCTGCGGGCATGGTGGCCATACGAATGCGGGATGCCTGGACGTTGTCCGCGGACTACCGTCATGTCGATCTCTGGCTGACCTCCACCGGTGCGCTCTACGTCACGGGAACCAAGACCATCGTGAATGGTTCCGCTGCGAGCTACCCGGGCTGGGGAATGCTGCCGGATTGGCTCACGCTGGCCAAGCCGATGGGAGCGATCTAA
- a CDS encoding GpE family phage tail protein has translation MADIAAVFHWPPATMYPMDLQDLANWRERARVRIESE, from the coding sequence ATGGCGGATATCGCGGCCGTGTTTCATTGGCCCCCAGCCACGATGTATCCGATGGACCTGCAGGATCTGGCCAACTGGCGCGAGCGCGCCCGCGTTCGCATCGAGAGTGAATAG
- a CDS encoding phage tail protein → MMMALGMFVFGLPTVAYQSLRRSTEWRHPSNSRMGTRPAYQYVGPGEDTITLSGIVIPQIMGSSGSLQLLRRMGNTGKAYVMVDGLGTVHGAFIIERLEEEGSMFVINGVAQKTDFTITLKCVDDSQARGLLDDLQIPIDKMDGSVMNWGV, encoded by the coding sequence ATGATGATGGCTCTTGGCATGTTCGTATTCGGCCTGCCCACGGTCGCGTATCAGTCGCTGCGCCGTAGCACCGAATGGCGCCACCCGTCCAATTCCCGGATGGGCACGCGGCCCGCCTATCAGTACGTGGGGCCGGGCGAAGACACCATTACGTTGAGCGGGATCGTCATTCCGCAGATTATGGGTTCGTCCGGTTCGCTGCAGCTGCTGCGGCGCATGGGCAATACGGGCAAGGCCTATGTCATGGTGGACGGCCTGGGAACCGTGCACGGCGCATTCATCATCGAGCGGCTGGAAGAAGAGGGATCCATGTTCGTCATCAACGGCGTGGCGCAAAAGACGGACTTCACCATCACCCTAAAATGCGTGGACGATTCCCAGGCGCGCGGCCTGCTCGATGACCTGCAGATCCCCATCGACAAGATGGACGGCTCTGTCATGAATTGGGGGGTCTGA
- a CDS encoding phage tail tape measure protein gives MQTTASPTRAMTREFDRAVRTAQQLKEKHGQQSTELQRLRESLGRAGVSTSNLARDERGLRQRIDQTSQALDRQTTKLQAAAKHQQRLAAAKDRYGSGRAAVGAAAGTGAAALAAGGGMLYAESKFVMPGIDFDASMSKVQALARLEKTNEEMRALRKQARDLGADTMFSAGQAADAQGFLAMAGFTPKAILAAMPGMLSLAKAGDTDLAQTADIGSNILTGFKLPADQMGRVGDVLTGAFTRSNTSLYMLGETMKYVAPVAAGLGVNIETAAAMAGKLGDAGIQGSMAGTAMRAILGRLAAPPKAAADALAELGVKTKDAKGNLRDLPTILAEIDKKTQKMGSAKRAGYFKHIAGEEAFSALQVLADQAGNGELQKFVGTLKTNAGEADKTAATMADNMRGSLDELSSAWEDLGIQVYEQHDGALRKMVIRLADLIGSVKNWAAANPELASTLTAMAGGLAVLVAAFGALTLALASVLGPFIIVRYGLSLLGIQAGGLLGVLVNLARGGFGLLGSAIMFVGRLLLANPIALAVTAIGLAAYAIYRYWEPISGFFSGLWSGITATFNSAVQWLSGLLAGWDPLSVLGAAWGAVSGFFDQIWQSVAQVFDGGLAGVGAQLLNWSPLGLLYQPIAAALASLGVALPGNFSEFGSNLVQGLINGITSMAGALKESISNMGSGVISWFKEKLGIHSPSRVFADMGGYVSEGAAVGIKSQQPEAMKAAQALAASVALSGAMGAYAAPVMPPMPVVPTPPAIASMAAIPVAAAVQASPVLPAMSTMPPLPTGIDTDQSTIGARFDMRTPMATAPASAPRQITVQGDTINITIQGAGLTQADLQRAVEAALRRAQADKDARFRSAYIDRD, from the coding sequence ATGCAAACCACCGCATCGCCCACACGGGCCATGACGCGCGAATTCGATAGAGCGGTACGGACGGCCCAGCAGCTCAAGGAAAAGCACGGGCAGCAGTCCACGGAGCTGCAGCGCCTGCGCGAGAGCCTGGGGCGCGCGGGTGTATCCACGTCAAACCTTGCGCGCGATGAGCGCGGCCTACGCCAGCGTATCGACCAGACTTCCCAGGCGCTGGACAGGCAAACCACCAAGCTGCAAGCGGCAGCGAAGCATCAGCAGCGCTTAGCCGCCGCGAAAGATCGCTACGGGTCAGGGCGCGCCGCCGTGGGCGCCGCTGCTGGCACGGGCGCGGCAGCGCTCGCCGCCGGCGGCGGCATGCTGTACGCCGAGAGCAAGTTCGTCATGCCGGGTATCGATTTTGACGCGAGCATGAGTAAGGTTCAGGCGCTGGCCCGCCTGGAAAAGACCAACGAAGAAATGCGGGCGCTGCGCAAACAGGCCCGCGACCTGGGCGCGGACACCATGTTTTCGGCTGGCCAGGCCGCCGACGCGCAGGGCTTTCTTGCCATGGCGGGTTTCACGCCGAAGGCGATTCTCGCGGCCATGCCCGGCATGCTTTCGCTAGCAAAGGCCGGCGATACCGACCTCGCGCAAACGGCGGATATCGGCTCAAACATCTTGACCGGCTTCAAGCTTCCGGCCGATCAGATGGGCCGCGTCGGCGACGTGCTGACGGGCGCATTCACGCGATCAAACACCAGCCTGTACATGCTGGGCGAGACGATGAAATATGTGGCGCCCGTGGCCGCCGGCCTTGGCGTGAACATCGAGACGGCCGCCGCCATGGCGGGCAAGCTGGGCGACGCAGGCATCCAGGGCAGCATGGCAGGCACGGCGATGCGCGCAATCCTTGGGCGCCTTGCCGCGCCGCCCAAGGCTGCGGCCGACGCCCTGGCCGAGCTGGGAGTAAAGACCAAGGACGCGAAAGGCAACCTGCGCGACCTGCCCACCATCCTGGCCGAGATCGACAAGAAGACCCAGAAAATGGGATCGGCGAAGCGTGCCGGCTACTTCAAGCACATCGCCGGCGAGGAAGCGTTCAGCGCGCTGCAGGTGCTGGCCGATCAGGCGGGCAACGGAGAACTGCAGAAGTTCGTCGGGACGCTAAAGACCAACGCGGGCGAGGCCGACAAGACGGCCGCGACAATGGCCGACAACATGCGCGGCTCGCTGGACGAGCTTTCCAGCGCATGGGAAGACCTGGGCATTCAGGTGTACGAGCAACACGACGGCGCCTTGCGCAAGATGGTCATTCGCCTGGCGGACCTTATCGGCAGCGTGAAGAATTGGGCAGCGGCCAACCCTGAGCTTGCCAGCACCCTCACCGCGATGGCGGGCGGCCTTGCCGTGCTGGTCGCGGCGTTTGGCGCGCTCACGCTGGCGCTGGCCAGTGTCTTGGGGCCATTCATCATCGTCCGCTATGGCCTGTCGCTGCTGGGCATACAGGCCGGCGGCTTGTTGGGCGTCCTGGTGAACCTCGCGCGCGGTGGCTTCGGCCTGCTGGGCAGCGCCATCATGTTTGTTGGCCGTCTGCTGCTGGCCAACCCCATAGCCTTGGCCGTCACGGCCATTGGCTTGGCCGCCTATGCGATCTACCGCTATTGGGAACCTATCAGCGGGTTTTTCAGCGGCCTATGGTCTGGTATCACCGCCACCTTTAACTCGGCCGTGCAATGGCTTTCCGGGCTTCTGGCGGGCTGGGATCCGCTATCGGTCCTGGGTGCGGCCTGGGGCGCCGTATCGGGATTCTTTGACCAGATCTGGCAATCGGTCGCGCAGGTCTTTGACGGTGGCCTGGCCGGCGTCGGTGCGCAGCTGCTCAACTGGTCCCCGCTGGGGTTGCTGTATCAGCCGATAGCGGCCGCGCTGGCGTCCTTGGGTGTGGCACTTCCGGGCAACTTCTCGGAATTCGGCTCCAATCTGGTCCAAGGTCTCATCAACGGCATCACCAGCATGGCCGGCGCGTTGAAGGAATCCATCTCCAATATGGGAAGCGGTGTTATCAGCTGGTTCAAGGAAAAGCTAGGAATTCATTCGCCTAGCCGCGTCTTTGCGGACATGGGCGGCTATGTGTCGGAGGGCGCGGCTGTGGGCATCAAGTCCCAGCAGCCCGAGGCCATGAAGGCCGCCCAGGCGCTCGCCGCGTCGGTGGCGCTCAGTGGCGCCATGGGCGCATATGCCGCGCCGGTCATGCCTCCTATGCCGGTGGTTCCGACCCCGCCCGCCATTGCGTCCATGGCAGCCATACCCGTCGCTGCTGCCGTACAGGCGTCACCCGTCCTGCCGGCGATGTCCACCATGCCCCCCCTGCCTACAGGGATCGACACCGATCAATCCACAATTGGGGCCAGGTTTGATATGCGCACGCCCATGGCCACCGCGCCGGCAAGCGCACCGCGCCAGATCACCGTCCAGGGCGACACCATCAACATCACAATTCAAGGCGCCGGACTGACGCAGGCGGACCTGCAGCGCGCAGTGGAAGCCGCCCTGCGCCGCGCCCAGGCGGACAAGGATGCGCGCTTCCGCTCCGCCTACATCGACCGAGACTAG
- a CDS encoding phage major tail tube protein: MGMPSKLKNMNLFNDGQSYMGRVTAVTVPKLTRKMEAFRAGGMLGSAKADFGLDDDAMKMEWTIGGYVKQILQQYGAVGVDGVQLRFAAAYQRDDTQEVDAVEIIVRGRHSEIDRGEAKVGDDTEVKITTECVYYKETLNGETLYEIDLLNMIHMVGGVDVSESLRRAIGL; this comes from the coding sequence ATGGGCATGCCTTCCAAGCTCAAGAACATGAACCTCTTCAACGACGGCCAGAGCTATATGGGCCGCGTTACCGCCGTCACTGTGCCGAAGCTCACGCGCAAGATGGAAGCGTTCCGCGCCGGCGGCATGCTGGGCTCTGCCAAGGCCGACTTCGGTCTGGACGATGACGCCATGAAGATGGAATGGACCATCGGCGGCTACGTCAAGCAGATCCTGCAGCAGTACGGCGCGGTGGGCGTTGACGGCGTGCAACTTCGCTTCGCCGCCGCGTACCAGCGCGACGACACGCAAGAAGTGGATGCCGTGGAAATCATCGTACGTGGCCGCCACTCCGAAATCGACCGAGGGGAAGCCAAGGTAGGCGATGACACGGAAGTGAAGATCACCACCGAATGCGTCTACTACAAGGAAACGCTCAACGGCGAAACCCTCTACGAAATCGACCTGCTCAACATGATTCACATGGTCGGCGGCGTGGACGTGTCCGAATCCCTGCGCCGCGCCATCGGCCTGTAA
- a CDS encoding putative holin has protein sequence MAEPSTVTGAMATTLISGAAIAQILPLVDANAVFGAVIGAALVASTKKDLTAWKRFVSFLLSAFCGYGGAGEIVARELAKETFLPALIGALVIVPFALKLLAIAPDIDLGALLRLPRNGEKK, from the coding sequence ATGGCCGAACCCTCGACCGTTACCGGCGCAATGGCCACCACGCTCATATCGGGCGCGGCCATAGCGCAAATCCTGCCTCTCGTTGATGCAAACGCCGTATTCGGCGCGGTCATCGGCGCAGCGCTGGTGGCCAGCACGAAAAAGGACCTGACCGCCTGGAAGCGCTTCGTTTCCTTTCTGCTGTCCGCGTTCTGCGGTTACGGCGGCGCCGGCGAAATCGTCGCCCGCGAGCTGGCCAAGGAAACCTTCCTGCCCGCGCTCATCGGCGCCCTGGTCATCGTGCCGTTCGCGCTCAAGCTGCTGGCCATCGCGCCCGATATCGACCTGGGGGCACTGCTGCGCCTGCCTCGCAACGGGGAAAAGAAATGA
- a CDS encoding phage tail protein, which translates to MTTYFGILTKVGEAKEANAKALGIPVHITELEVGDGGGVLPVPDREQTALIGSKRRAAINRKFVDPVNPNWLVIEQVIPEQFGGWWIRELGLRDADGDLVAVANCPPTYKPQLAEGSARTQVVRMVLLVSSTANFTLKIDPAVVLATRSYVDEETAKKLGKTETAVAATKLATARKISVSGAAKAAAKEFNGEKDIDLELSDLDMGKAAKGTLPVARGGTGLTDVPDGHLLIGAPNGKMRTATFFSMIPARHFPLIHSITALPSEDVGPIVVAEVSEVWIWQETAYFVGYRSPLCGRPVDGHTVAPLASEVDALGGLLPKAAYGRLWGYAQENGLVASQETWSSNIGAHYFVDVNSTQFRVPDLRNMFRRYTGTDADTTSSRWSGSRQLDALQRITGGFHAISDFNSEFPVVWSQDGVFIDGGNGLTAPSIEDIISQEKPTRRTGFDSARVTRSSSETRSMNVAYHPRIHA; encoded by the coding sequence ATGACTACCTATTTCGGAATTCTGACCAAAGTTGGCGAAGCCAAAGAGGCCAACGCCAAGGCACTGGGCATTCCCGTACACATTACGGAGCTTGAAGTTGGCGATGGCGGCGGCGTTCTTCCGGTCCCGGATCGGGAACAGACTGCGCTGATTGGCTCAAAGCGGCGCGCCGCAATCAATCGCAAGTTCGTCGATCCTGTCAATCCAAACTGGCTTGTCATTGAACAGGTCATTCCCGAACAATTCGGCGGCTGGTGGATCCGCGAACTGGGCCTGCGTGATGCCGACGGCGATCTGGTGGCCGTGGCCAACTGCCCGCCGACCTACAAACCGCAATTGGCCGAGGGGTCTGCGCGCACTCAGGTGGTGCGCATGGTCTTGCTGGTATCCAGCACCGCCAACTTCACGCTCAAGATTGACCCAGCCGTGGTCTTGGCCACACGCAGCTACGTGGACGAGGAAACGGCCAAGAAGCTGGGCAAGACGGAAACGGCCGTAGCCGCCACCAAGCTGGCCACGGCCCGGAAAATATCAGTGTCCGGCGCCGCCAAGGCCGCCGCGAAGGAGTTCAACGGCGAGAAAGATATTGACCTGGAGCTGTCCGATCTGGACATGGGCAAGGCCGCGAAGGGCACCCTGCCGGTCGCCCGTGGAGGAACGGGTTTGACCGACGTTCCCGATGGACACCTTCTCATCGGCGCGCCTAATGGAAAAATGCGGACTGCCACGTTTTTTTCGATGATCCCCGCGCGCCACTTTCCGCTGATCCATTCCATCACCGCACTGCCGTCCGAGGATGTGGGGCCGATTGTCGTAGCGGAAGTCTCCGAAGTGTGGATATGGCAGGAAACCGCTTACTTTGTAGGCTACCGTTCGCCGCTATGCGGCCGCCCGGTAGACGGTCACACAGTCGCGCCACTCGCAAGCGAAGTTGACGCGTTGGGCGGACTGCTGCCCAAGGCCGCGTATGGTCGTTTGTGGGGATATGCGCAAGAAAACGGACTTGTCGCAAGTCAAGAAACTTGGTCCTCCAATATCGGCGCTCACTACTTCGTAGACGTGAATTCCACTCAGTTTCGCGTGCCTGACCTACGCAATATGTTCCGCCGCTACACCGGAACCGATGCCGACACCACAAGCTCGCGCTGGTCCGGAAGCCGTCAGCTGGACGCTCTGCAACGGATTACCGGCGGCTTTCACGCCATCTCAGATTTCAACTCTGAGTTTCCTGTTGTGTGGAGCCAAGACGGCGTATTCATAGATGGAGGAAACGGACTCACTGCACCATCCATTGAGGACATCATCAGCCAGGAAAAGCCAACGCGGCGGACCGGCTTTGACTCCGCGAGGGTGACGCGCTCGTCTTCGGAAACCCGTTCGATGAACGTGGCCTATCACCCTCGAATTCATGCCTAA
- a CDS encoding phage tail assembly protein, with amino-acid sequence MTNTTKPMPIIEAQQPADAPALNNPDVQVVVLDCPITRSSGNITQLTIRKPKAGALRGVTLMALAQIDVQALKVVLPRICDPILAPGEIDNLDPADLMSIGATVASFFLSKADKSAFQTS; translated from the coding sequence ATGACCAACACCACCAAACCCATGCCGATCATCGAAGCCCAGCAGCCTGCCGACGCGCCGGCCCTCAACAATCCCGATGTGCAGGTTGTTGTGCTGGACTGCCCCATCACGCGCAGCTCCGGCAACATCACCCAGCTGACCATCCGCAAGCCCAAGGCCGGCGCGCTGCGCGGCGTCACGCTCATGGCCCTGGCGCAGATCGACGTGCAGGCGCTCAAAGTCGTATTGCCCCGCATTTGTGACCCGATCCTCGCGCCCGGGGAGATCGACAACCTGGACCCGGCCGACCTGATGTCGATTGGCGCCACGGTGGCCAGTTTTTTTCTGAGCAAGGCGGACAAGTCCGCCTTCCAAACGTCGTAG
- a CDS encoding contractile injection system protein, VgrG/Pvc8 family, translating to MFAAQSAESAAASQQPEAYRYPRPIWRVIVAGQDVTGEVRPRLQSLTITECRSDQADQLDLVLDDHDGRLELPARGVSVRVLLGWESTGLVDKGTFEVDEVEFSGPPDVITLRARSADMKSALRTRSARSFHGTTIKAIVETIAKAHGLTAVVGTFGNTKVQHIDQTDESDLAFLNRIGKRYDAVATVKDQRLLFLPIEHGKTASGKDMPTVTLSRRDGDRIRFHIADRDSYTGVRASWQDKGKAKRRHVLAGVIGNAKRLRQLYASETDALEAARAEWARIRRGMATFEMDLAYGRPDLSPQTKIRLPSIKAPLNEYTWLNVKLVHQLDGNGLTTKLEAETAEAADARAEDEAQPGGDLPAVDIEDAD from the coding sequence ATGTTTGCCGCTCAATCCGCAGAGTCCGCGGCCGCTAGCCAGCAGCCCGAGGCCTACCGCTATCCCCGCCCCATCTGGCGCGTGATCGTTGCCGGCCAGGACGTGACGGGCGAGGTTCGGCCTCGCCTCCAAAGCCTGACCATCACGGAATGCCGATCCGACCAGGCGGACCAGCTCGACCTAGTTCTTGATGACCATGACGGCCGTCTGGAGCTGCCCGCCCGTGGCGTTTCTGTGCGCGTCCTGCTGGGCTGGGAAAGCACGGGGCTGGTGGACAAGGGAACCTTCGAAGTCGACGAGGTGGAATTCAGCGGCCCGCCCGATGTCATCACCCTGCGCGCTCGCAGCGCCGACATGAAATCGGCCTTGCGCACGCGCTCCGCGCGCAGCTTCCACGGCACCACCATCAAAGCCATCGTGGAAACCATCGCCAAGGCGCATGGCCTTACTGCCGTTGTCGGCACCTTCGGCAATACGAAGGTGCAGCACATCGACCAGACCGACGAATCGGACCTCGCATTTCTCAATCGCATTGGCAAACGTTACGACGCCGTGGCCACGGTCAAAGATCAGCGGCTGCTATTCCTGCCCATCGAACACGGCAAGACCGCCAGCGGCAAGGACATGCCCACCGTTACCCTGTCGCGCCGCGATGGCGACCGCATACGGTTTCACATCGCTGACCGCGATTCCTATACCGGCGTGCGCGCGTCCTGGCAGGACAAGGGCAAGGCCAAGCGCCGGCATGTGCTGGCGGGCGTGATCGGCAATGCTAAGCGCCTGCGCCAGCTGTACGCGAGCGAGACTGACGCACTGGAAGCCGCGCGCGCGGAGTGGGCGCGCATCAGACGCGGTATGGCCACGTTTGAAATGGACCTGGCCTATGGCCGCCCGGACCTGTCCCCGCAGACCAAGATCCGGCTCCCGTCCATCAAGGCACCGCTCAACGAATACACATGGCTCAACGTGAAGCTGGTTCATCAGCTTGACGGCAATGGCCTGACAACGAAGCTGGAAGCGGAAACCGCAGAAGCGGCAGACGCGCGCGCAGAGGACGAGGCCCAACCCGGCGGCGACCTGCCTGCGGTAGACATCGAGGACGCGGACTAA
- a CDS encoding phage tail sheath protein — protein sequence MAALDSYHHGVRVVETDDGTRPIRTVSTAVVGFVATAEDADPLTFPLNTPVLATNIAAAAGKAGTKGTLARTLQTIGAQTNPATIIVRVAEGATPAETTSNVIGGTDPDGRYTGMRALLAAQNTGPRLKPRILGAPGLENAAVVAAMAEIAQKLRGFAYASIPDCPTKEEAAAFREGLGQRELMLIWPDFLGWDTRANAEGIITASATALGLRAKLDKEVGWHKTLSNVVVNGATGISRDVFWDLQDPDTDAGYLNAKDVTTLINRTGYRFWGSRTCAGPQSLFPFENYTRTAQIIADTMAEGHMWAVDAALNPSLAKDIIEGINSKFRSLKANGYIIDGSAWYDEEPNTKETLKAGQLTIDYDYTPVPPLENLGFRQRITDRYLLDFAQRIGA from the coding sequence ATGGCTGCACTTGACTCCTACCACCACGGCGTCCGGGTTGTCGAAACCGACGACGGCACCCGGCCGATCCGCACCGTATCTACCGCCGTCGTCGGCTTCGTGGCTACCGCCGAAGACGCTGACCCGCTCACCTTTCCGCTGAATACTCCGGTGCTGGCCACCAACATCGCCGCCGCTGCCGGTAAGGCCGGCACCAAGGGGACGCTTGCCCGGACGTTGCAGACCATCGGCGCCCAGACCAACCCCGCCACCATCATCGTGCGCGTAGCCGAAGGGGCCACGCCGGCGGAAACCACTTCCAATGTCATCGGCGGCACCGACCCCGACGGCCGCTACACCGGCATGCGCGCCCTGCTGGCCGCACAGAACACGGGACCGAGGCTGAAACCTCGCATCTTGGGCGCGCCGGGTCTGGAGAATGCCGCCGTCGTAGCGGCCATGGCCGAGATCGCGCAGAAGCTGCGCGGCTTCGCCTACGCCAGCATTCCCGACTGCCCGACGAAGGAAGAGGCCGCCGCCTTCCGCGAGGGGCTGGGGCAGCGCGAGCTGATGCTGATCTGGCCCGACTTCCTGGGCTGGGATACGCGCGCCAACGCAGAAGGCATCATCACCGCGTCCGCGACCGCCCTGGGTCTGCGCGCCAAGCTGGACAAAGAAGTGGGCTGGCACAAGACCCTGTCCAACGTCGTGGTCAACGGCGCCACCGGAATCAGCCGGGATGTCTTCTGGGATCTGCAAGACCCTGACACCGACGCCGGCTATCTGAACGCCAAGGATGTCACCACACTGATCAACCGCACGGGCTACCGCTTCTGGGGCTCTCGTACCTGCGCAGGCCCGCAGAGCTTGTTCCCGTTCGAGAACTACACCCGCACCGCCCAGATCATTGCTGACACGATGGCCGAGGGTCATATGTGGGCGGTTGACGCCGCGCTGAATCCTTCGTTGGCAAAGGACATTATCGAAGGCATCAATTCGAAGTTCCGCAGCCTCAAGGCCAACGGCTACATCATCGACGGCAGCGCCTGGTACGACGAAGAGCCGAACACCAAGGAAACACTCAAGGCCGGCCAGCTCACCATCGACTACGACTACACGCCGGTTCCACCGCTCGAAAACCTGGGCTTCCGCCAGCGCATCACGGATCGCTATCTGCTCGACTTCGCGCAACGAATCGGTGCCTAA